A section of the Gemmatimonadaceae bacterium genome encodes:
- the kynU gene encoding kynureninase, translating into MLDRSDALALDARDPLAPLREQFTIPDGVIYLDGNSLGALPVATAARVQRAVREEWGTGLIRSWNTAGWVTLSQRVAANIASLIGSAPDETLVGDSTSANLYKVLGSALALVQAHGSPGRRTIVSERANFPTDLYIAESLCRQHGFMLQLVEPGDVRAHCNEQLAVLMLTHVNYRTGRMHDMAAVTAAAQACGALTLWDLAHSAGAVPVDLNGAGADFAVGCGYKYLNGGPGAPAFLWVHRRHLEAMERAALWQPLSGWFGHAAPFAFTPDYQPAPGIARFACGTPPVLSLTALACGVETVLAAGPLGGMPRLRAKSVQLTEAFLRLVEERCAGHGLSLVTPRAAGERGSQVSFARAEGGYAIMQALIGRGVIGDFRAPDILRFGFTPLYTRFVDVWDAVEQLHAVLTSGEWRDPRFHQQGAVT; encoded by the coding sequence CGATGCGCGCGACCCGCTGGCCCCGTTGCGCGAGCAGTTCACGATCCCCGATGGGGTGATCTACCTGGACGGGAACTCGCTGGGCGCGCTCCCGGTGGCGACGGCGGCGCGCGTGCAGCGGGCGGTGCGGGAGGAGTGGGGGACTGGGCTCATTCGCAGCTGGAATACGGCGGGGTGGGTGACGCTGTCGCAGCGCGTGGCCGCCAACATTGCCTCGCTCATCGGTAGCGCGCCGGACGAGACGCTCGTTGGCGACTCGACGTCGGCCAACCTGTACAAGGTGCTGGGCAGCGCGCTGGCGCTGGTGCAGGCGCACGGTTCGCCCGGGCGCCGCACGATTGTGTCGGAGCGTGCGAACTTCCCGACGGACCTGTACATCGCCGAGTCGCTGTGTCGGCAGCACGGCTTCATGTTGCAGCTGGTGGAGCCGGGGGATGTGCGTGCGCACTGCAACGAGCAGCTGGCGGTGCTGATGCTGACGCACGTGAACTACCGCACTGGGCGCATGCACGACATGGCGGCGGTGACGGCGGCCGCACAGGCGTGCGGGGCGCTCACGCTCTGGGACCTGGCGCATTCGGCGGGGGCGGTGCCTGTCGACCTCAACGGCGCGGGGGCCGACTTCGCGGTGGGGTGCGGCTACAAGTACCTCAACGGCGGACCAGGGGCGCCGGCCTTCCTGTGGGTGCATCGCCGGCACCTCGAGGCGATGGAACGTGCGGCGTTGTGGCAGCCACTGTCGGGGTGGTTCGGGCACGCCGCGCCGTTCGCGTTCACGCCCGACTACCAACCCGCCCCCGGTATTGCGCGGTTTGCCTGCGGGACGCCGCCCGTGCTCTCGCTCACGGCGCTGGCCTGCGGCGTGGAGACGGTGCTGGCGGCGGGGCCCCTTGGCGGGATGCCGAGGCTGCGCGCCAAGTCGGTGCAGCTGACGGAAGCGTTCCTGCGCCTGGTGGAGGAACGCTGCGCCGGCCACGGGCTCTCGCTGGTGACACCGCGCGCCGCGGGGGAGCGCGGGAGCCAGGTGTCGTTCGCGCGCGCGGAGGGGGGGTACGCGATCATGCAGGCACTGATTGGCCGCGGGGTGATCGGCGACTTCCGGGCTCCCGACATCCTGCGGTTTGGGTTCACGCCGCTGTACACTCGCTTCGTCGATGTCTGGGATGCCGTCGAGCAGCTGCACGCGGTGCTCACGAGCGGCGAATGGCGAGATCCACGATTCCACCAGCAGGGGGCGGTGACATGA